A portion of the Cryptomeria japonica chromosome 5, Sugi_1.0, whole genome shotgun sequence genome contains these proteins:
- the LOC131032006 gene encoding pentatricopeptide repeat-containing protein At1g11290, chloroplastic, with translation MVSVPILMGDLSLQLQHHLKYSHFNGSPESNLLNLGFINGTPNPPTTSKARAQSLSSKTRTYPPNFHNPRFKITNPATKIKGNPVRRRVELDRFRRKKPIPGYIRSWDQNNMAAVYEDLKLLCQEGQLDEALTILRVMDCRGDIPVDANIYDFLLEGCKAKKYLHGGRQVHNHMMLTGFHRNAYLATKLIQLYSVCGSLADAQKAFDAVPEKNSYLWNALLRAFVKDGFYMKKSIDLYKQMKFHGIEPDNYALSSVLKACGSLVDLQQGMEIHGEAVKRGYESEAVVGGALVDMYCKCDRVNFAREVFDKISKRNVINWSAMISGFLHNWYWEDAFECFVQMLAEGCMPNSVTLCSVLPACGLLAALREGKEIHGYIIRNGFESYEFLASSLIDMYMKCGCVEYARQVFDKMSERNVVTCSAMVDGYTKNGHAREAFEVFCQMQRDGVKPNAITMVNILPSCVDLAALQLGKEIHGYIIKCGFLSNIFVAHSLIDLYSKFGIIEDGVKVFDEISDRGVISWTVMIAGYVLNGYAEEALALFHQMREDSVKPSLITILKILPACSDVAVPLEGKKIHAYAIKSGFDSHASVSVALIEMYGRCGCIDIAEKVFGNISEKQVTSWTAMILAYGINRYGKKALEIFNKMQQEQVTPNEFTFYALLTACSNAGLVAEGWQYFNMMSQNYYLPIGIEHYTCMAELLGCAGQLNEAHNLIRNMPTKHNASSWRALLGACINHCNVEMGEYAAEHLKELEALHVGDFITLANIYAATGKWDNVDKVRTNMKIMRLNGMPDWSGVVVNSRMHTFARGDKLHPQSEKIYTTLEGLAGEIKAAGYMLEPFNVLHVKKEDMEYIFCGHSITLALTFGLMNSSPGVPIWLVQNHRMCRDCHSVTKVISKITGKKIIARDNKCIHHFEGGECACRDYW, from the exons ATGGTGTCCGTTCCAATTTTGATGGGAGACCTATCATTGCAGCTGCAACACCACTTGAAATACAGCCATTTCAATGGCAGTCCCGAAAGCAATCTTCTTAATTTGGGCTTCATCAATGGCACTCCTAACCCCCCCACAACATCAAAAGCGAGAGCACAATCCCTCTCATCAAAAACCAGAACATATCCACCAAATTTTCACAATCCCCGATTCAAAATCACTAATCCAGCTACTAAAATAAAAGGAAATCCAGTTAGAAGAAGAGTCGAGCTGGATCGTTTTCGAAGGAAAAAGCCCATTCCAGGGTATATTCGTTCATGGGATCAAAATAACATGGCTGCAGTGTATGAAGATTTGAAGCTTCTGTGTCAAGAAGGCCAATTAGATGAAGCTCTGACCATTCTAAGGGTTATGGATTGTAGAGGAGATATCCCTGTGGATGCCAATATCTATGATTTTCTCCTCGAGGGCTGCAAGGCTAAAAAATATCTGCACGGAGGCAGGCAAGTCCATAACCACATGATGCTTACAG GTTTCCATCGGAATGCCTACTTGGCAACCAAGCTTATTCAGCTTTACAGCGTCTGTGGAAGCCTCGCAGATGCTCAGAAGGCATTTGATGCGGTTCCAGAGAAGAATTCATACTTATGGAATGCGCTTCTCAGAGCTTTTGTGAAGGATGGATTTTATATGAAGAAATCTATTGATTTATATAAACAGATGAAGTTTCATGGGATTGAACCTGATAATTATGCATTATCTAGTGTATTGAAGGCTTGTGGAAGTTTGGTGGATCTACAGCAGGGCATGGAGATACATGGTGAAGCAGTTAAAAGAGGGTATGAGTCGGAAGCAGTTGTGGGAGGGGCGCTGGTTGATATGTACTGTAAATGTGACCGTGTCAATTTTGCACGCgaagtgtttgacaaaatttcTAAACGAAATGTCATTAACTGGTCTGCTATGATATCTGGGTTTCTTCATAATTGGTACTGGGAAGATGCATTTGAATGTTTTGTCCAAATGCTAGCCGAAGGATGCATGCCAAATTCAGTTACCTTGTGTTCGGTTCTACCTGCATGTGGCCTCTTGGCAGCTCTGAGAGAGGGGAAAGAAATCCATGGTTACATTATCAGAAATGGCTTTGAGTCCTATGAGTTTCTTGCAAGTTCACTCATAGACATGTATATGAAATGTGGTTGTGTGGAATATGcacgccaagtgtttgacaaaatgtctgaaAGGAATGTTGTTACCTGCAGTGCCATGGTTGATGGGTACACAAAAAATGGCCATGCTAGAGAGGCCTTTGAGGTATTTTGTCAAATGCAGCGAGATGGTGTGAAACCCAATGCTATTACCATGGTAAACATTCTGCCCTCTTGTGTTGACTTAGCAGCCCTGCAACTGGGCAAGGAAATCCATGGTTACATCATCAAATGTGGATTCCTGTCCAATATATTCGTGGCTCATTCTCTTATAGACTTGTATTCCAAGTTTGGAATTATTGAGGATGGGGTTAAAGTGTTTGATGAGATATCTGATAGAGGTGTCATATCGTGGACAGTGATGATTGCAGGGTATGTACTAAATGGATATGCCGAGGAAGCCCTTGCATTGTTTCATCAAATGCGAGAGGATAGTGTTAAACCTAGTTTAATTACCATTTTGAAGATACTTCCAGCATGTTCTGATGTGGCAGTTCCTCTAGAGGGTAAGAAAATCCATGCTTATGCAATCAAAAGTGGATTTGACTCCCATGCATCTGTTTCTGTTGCCCTTATAGAAATGTATGGTAGATGTGGATGCATTGATATTGCAGAAAAAGTTTTTGGCAATATCTCTGAAAAACAAGTGACTTCTTGGACAGCGATGATTCTAGCATATGGAATAAATAGGTATGGCAAGAAAGCGCTTGAGATTTTTAACAAAATGCAGCAGGAACAGGTGACGCCAAACGAGTTTACTTTTTATGCCCTCCTTACTGCTTGCAGCAATGCAGGCCTAGTTGCTGAAGGATGGCAATATTTCAATATGATGAGCCAAAACTATTATCTGCCAATCGGTATAGAGCACTACACATGCATGGCTGAGCTCCTTGGCTGTGCTGGACAGCTTAACGAGGCACATAATCTTATCCGAAACATGCCAACAAAACATAATGCTAGTTCGTGGAGAGCCTTGTTAGGTGCCTGTATTAACCATTGCAATGTTGAGATGGGAGAATATGCTGCAGAGCACCTTAAGGAGTTAGAAGCTTTACATGTTGGGGATTTCATAACTTTAGCAAATATCTATGCTGCGACTGGCAAGTGGGACAATGTGGATAAGGTAAGAACAAATATGAAAATTATGAGATTGAACGGGATGCCAGACTGGAGTGGTGTTGTGGTAAATAGTAGAATGCATACATTTGCAAGAGGAGACAAATTGCACCCACAATCAGAGAAAATCTACACAACATTGGAGGGTCTTGCTGGAGAAATTAAGGCAGCTGGGTACATGCTTGAACCATTCAATGTGTTGCATGTTAAGAAAGAGGACATGGAATATATTTTCTGTGGCCACAGTATAACACTTGCCCTTACTTTTGGGCTGATGAATTCGTCTCCTGGAGTGCCTATCTGGTTAGTTCAGAACCACCGTATGTGTAGAGATTGTCATAGTGTCACTAAGGTAATCTCCAAGATTACTGGGAAAAAAATTATTGCAAGGGATAACAAATGTATCCACCATTTTGAGGGCGGGGAGTGTGCTTGTAGGGATTACTGGTGA